Genomic window (Candidatus Methylacidiphilales bacterium):
TGGCTGATGACGATGCGCTCGACATCGGACGGTCGCGCAAGGCTGAGCAAGAAGTGCTGGACATGCTCGATGAGGGTTAATCCTGGAGAAGTCTGGCTGGCCGATCTGGGAATGGCCGCCAAAACACGACCCGTGATCGTCGTCTCCCGATATGATTCCAATCCCCCTCGTGACATCATCATCTATGTGCCTTGCACGACACAGGATCGCGGCAGCAGCTACGAAGTAAATATTTCTGAGTTGTCATTTTTGAGGGAGGACGGGGTTGCTAATGTTCAAGGTCTTGGATCCGTCCCATCCCGTCGGCTCGAAAGGAAACTCGGCGTCGTGCCGGATGCGTTAATGCAGAAAATACGGAACGCCATCAAGTTTGCCTTGAATCTGGCCTGATTTATTCCGAACGTCAGCCGTGAGCCGCGCGCGTACCTTAAGGACAGTGCCTCCACTGAGGCGAATATACTTCTCGCCTGGGCCACCAGTGAGGACTTTTTCGACTGTGTCTGCTGAAATAATTGTGTAACCGACCATGCGGCGTAAATCCCGGGCAGTGTCTCTTGCCAATGCAGTTGAGCAAATGAGAGAAATGGTAAGAAACAGTATCGTTGTGGTTTTCATAATTTTTGTCGAACGTCCCGCAT
Coding sequences:
- a CDS encoding type II toxin-antitoxin system PemK/MazF family toxin encodes the protein MRVNPGEVWLADLGMAAKTRPVIVVSRYDSNPPRDIIIYVPCTTQDRGSSYEVNISELSFLREDGVANVQGLGSVPSRRLERKLGVVPDALMQKIRNAIKFALNLA